One Deinococcus seoulensis DNA window includes the following coding sequences:
- a CDS encoding pyruvate, water dikinase regulatory protein, whose product MTQADAAPGTAPHPRTVVIVSDHTGLTAENIARALLAHFPGQSLRYLRRPFTADLGAAQAVTREVRALAERGEHPLVFTTVTRAEVLTELQTCPAQVFDLLGPGLSALEHEFQQPATRIVGQYHDMHDTDAYLSRMDALDFALATDDGVGDKQYGLSDVILVGVSRAGKTPTSLFLALQHGVRASNYPLAEDDFERHGLPLPLESHRHKLHGLTIDPRRLHAIRTQRKAGSRYASLEQCEHEVRRAERMFQRAGIPVRDTTSASVEEIAAGILNTLRKG is encoded by the coding sequence ATGACCCAGGCAGACGCCGCGCCCGGCACCGCACCCCACCCCCGCACCGTCGTCATCGTCAGCGACCACACCGGCCTGACCGCCGAGAACATCGCCCGCGCCCTCCTGGCCCACTTTCCCGGCCAGTCCCTGCGCTACCTGCGCCGCCCGTTCACCGCCGACCTGGGCGCCGCGCAGGCCGTCACCCGCGAGGTCCGCGCGCTGGCCGAACGCGGCGAACACCCGCTGGTCTTCACGACCGTCACCCGCGCCGAGGTCCTGACCGAACTCCAGACCTGCCCCGCGCAGGTGTTCGACCTGCTCGGCCCCGGCCTGAGCGCCCTGGAACACGAATTCCAGCAGCCCGCCACCCGCATCGTCGGCCAGTACCACGACATGCACGACACCGACGCCTACCTGTCCCGCATGGACGCCCTGGACTTCGCGCTCGCCACCGACGACGGCGTGGGCGACAAGCAGTACGGCCTGTCCGACGTGATCCTGGTGGGCGTCTCCCGCGCCGGCAAGACCCCCACCAGCCTGTTCCTGGCCCTGCAACACGGCGTGCGCGCCAGCAACTACCCCCTCGCCGAGGACGACTTCGAACGGCACGGCCTGCCCCTGCCCCTCGAGTCACACCGCCACAAACTGCACGGCCTGACCATCGACCCCCGGCGCCTGCACGCCATCCGCACGCAGCGCAAGGCCGGCAGCCGCTACGCCAGCCTCGAACAGTGCGAACACGAGGTCCGCCGCGCCGAACGCATGTTCCAGCGCGCCGGAATCCCCGTGCGCGACACCACCAGCGCCAGCGTCGAGGAAATCGCCGCCGGGATCCTCAACACCCTCCGCAAGGGCTGA
- the pgi gene encoding glucose-6-phosphate isomerase: protein MAPEHTASNAPAHASLTSLSSYRALAAHADATRAAHLRDLFAADPQRGERLNAEGAGLYLDYSKNRVTDETLKLLLQLARETGVEARRDAMFAGEKINVTEGRAVLHTALRAPAGATVMVDGRNVVPDVHEVLDRMAAFADQVRAGTWLGHTGRPLRNIVNIGIGGSDLGPVMAYEALKHYAQRDLTLRFVSNVDGTDLVEKTRDLDPAETLVIVSSKTFTTQETMANAQSARAWLLAALGDESAVARHFVAVSTNADAVQKFGIDTANMFGFWDWVGGRYSMDSAIGLSLMLAVGPDGFRELLAGFHDMDEHFRTAPLEGNLPVLLGLLGIWYNNFHDAQSHAVLPYDQYLAYFPAYLQQLDMESNGKHITLGGQPVDYQTGPVIWGQPGTNGQHAFYQLIHQGTKLIPADFIGFCQTLNPLPLEGGAPHHDLLMANVFAQTEALAFGKSLDAVLAEGVQPDLAPHRVFDGNRPTNTILADRLTPHTLGALIALYEHKVFVQGAVWDINSFDQWGVELGKVLAGKIVPELHADAEPELTHDSSTNTLIRRYRTRR from the coding sequence GCACGCCGACGCCACGCGCGCCGCGCACCTGCGCGACCTGTTCGCCGCCGACCCGCAGCGCGGCGAGCGCCTGAACGCCGAGGGGGCCGGGCTTTACCTCGACTACAGCAAGAACCGCGTGACAGACGAGACCCTGAAGTTGCTGCTGCAACTGGCCCGCGAGACCGGCGTGGAGGCCCGGCGGGACGCCATGTTCGCCGGTGAGAAGATCAACGTGACCGAGGGGCGCGCCGTGCTGCACACCGCCCTGCGCGCCCCGGCAGGCGCGACCGTCATGGTGGATGGCCGGAACGTCGTGCCGGACGTGCATGAGGTGCTGGACCGCATGGCGGCCTTCGCGGATCAGGTGCGCGCCGGGACGTGGCTGGGCCACACCGGGCGGCCCCTGCGGAACATCGTGAACATCGGCATCGGCGGCAGCGACCTGGGGCCGGTCATGGCATACGAGGCGCTGAAACACTACGCGCAGCGGGACCTGACGCTGCGCTTCGTGTCGAACGTGGACGGCACGGACCTGGTCGAGAAGACCCGTGACCTGGACCCGGCCGAGACGCTGGTCATCGTGTCGAGCAAGACCTTCACCACGCAGGAGACCATGGCGAACGCCCAGAGTGCCCGCGCGTGGCTGCTGGCAGCGCTGGGGGACGAGTCGGCGGTCGCGCGGCACTTCGTGGCGGTCTCCACGAACGCGGACGCCGTGCAGAAGTTCGGGATCGACACCGCGAACATGTTCGGCTTCTGGGACTGGGTGGGCGGCCGTTACTCGATGGACAGCGCCATCGGCCTGAGCCTGATGCTGGCCGTCGGCCCGGACGGGTTCCGCGAACTGCTGGCCGGGTTCCACGACATGGACGAGCACTTCCGCACGGCGCCGCTGGAGGGGAACCTGCCGGTCCTGCTGGGCCTGCTGGGCATCTGGTACAACAACTTCCATGACGCGCAGAGCCACGCGGTGCTGCCGTACGACCAGTACCTCGCGTACTTCCCGGCGTACCTGCAACAGCTGGACATGGAAAGCAACGGCAAGCACATCACGCTGGGCGGGCAGCCCGTGGACTACCAGACCGGCCCAGTCATCTGGGGGCAGCCCGGCACGAACGGCCAGCACGCCTTCTACCAGCTGATCCACCAGGGCACCAAGCTGATCCCGGCGGACTTCATCGGGTTCTGCCAGACCCTCAACCCGCTGCCGCTGGAAGGCGGCGCGCCGCACCACGACCTGCTGATGGCGAACGTGTTCGCGCAGACCGAGGCGCTGGCGTTTGGCAAGAGCCTGGACGCCGTGCTGGCCGAGGGTGTGCAGCCGGACCTAGCCCCGCACCGCGTGTTCGACGGGAACCGCCCCACCAACACCATCCTCGCCGACCGCCTGACGCCGCACACGCTGGGCGCGCTGATCGCGCTGTACGAGCACAAGGTCTTCGTGCAGGGCGCCGTGTGGGACATCAATTCCTTCGACCAGTGGGGCGTGGAACTGGGCAAGGTGCTGGCCGGGAAGATCGTGCCGGAACTGCACGCCGATGCCGAACCCGAACTGACGCACGACAGCTCCACGAACACCCTGATCCGCCGCTACCGCACGCGCCGGTAA